From the Candidatus Bathyarchaeia archaeon genome, one window contains:
- a CDS encoding ABC transporter ATP-binding protein: protein MPDVRLVNVTKRFGKVIAVDNVSLHIKDKEYFSILGPSGCGKTTLLRLIAGLIEPDKGEIYIGDRLVNDVPPEDRDIGFVFQTFALFPHMNAWENVTYGPRVKGFDMKKAERIGHEVLEMVRLHERLDAFPHELSGGMMQRVAVARALAAGAKLLLLDEPLGHLDAKVRNELRYEIRRMVKDLELTAIHVTHDQSEAMAISDRIAVMKKGRILQVGTPQELYMNPKTIFVANFIGGANFFEGFIAEATDKMATVELRGGVRVQAINKGLNRGERVVLAVRPEVFTIRRGRSREVNSLLGVVERVAFEGTNLRYEVRLENQDLVVVVVPSLSCEWVGVGEKVTVSFQPENVHLFAYPEAGLREEMAVE, encoded by the coding sequence ATGCCGGATGTACGCTTGGTCAATGTTACAAAAAGGTTCGGCAAGGTCATAGCGGTGGATAACGTCAGCCTCCACATCAAGGATAAGGAATACTTTTCTATTCTGGGGCCGAGTGGTTGTGGGAAAACAACATTGCTTAGGCTTATCGCTGGCTTGATCGAGCCGGATAAGGGCGAAATATATATTGGAGATAGGCTTGTAAATGATGTTCCGCCGGAGGACCGGGACATAGGCTTTGTCTTCCAAACCTTCGCTTTGTTTCCCCACATGAACGCTTGGGAAAACGTCACCTACGGCCCCCGGGTTAAGGGCTTTGACATGAAAAAGGCTGAGAGAATAGGCCACGAAGTCCTGGAGATGGTTAGGCTTCATGAGCGGCTGGATGCTTTCCCCCACGAGTTAAGCGGCGGTATGATGCAGAGGGTGGCCGTTGCAAGGGCACTAGCCGCGGGTGCAAAGCTCTTGCTGCTAGATGAGCCTCTTGGACATTTAGATGCCAAAGTAAGAAACGAGCTTAGATATGAGATTAGGCGCATGGTGAAAGACCTGGAGTTGACGGCCATACATGTAACCCACGACCAGTCAGAGGCCATGGCAATATCGGACAGAATAGCCGTAATGAAGAAGGGGAGAATTTTGCAGGTTGGCACGCCTCAGGAGCTTTATATGAACCCAAAAACGATTTTTGTAGCCAACTTCATTGGAGGCGCAAACTTTTTTGAAGGCTTCATTGCAGAGGCCACGGATAAAATGGCAACCGTCGAACTTCGAGGAGGGGTAAGGGTTCAGGCGATCAACAAGGGCTTGAATAGGGGTGAAAGGGTGGTTTTGGCTGTTAGGCCGGAAGTTTTCACCATTAGGAGGGGACGAAGCCGCGAGGTGAACTCTCTTTTAGGCGTTGTTGAAAGGGTTGCCTTTGAAGGAACAAACTTGCGATATGAAGTTAGACTTGAAAACCAAGATTTGGTTGTGGTTGTGGTTCCATCCCTCTCATGTGAATGGGTTGGTGTGGGTGAAAAAGTCACTGTGAGTTTTCAGCCGGAAAACGTCCATTTGTTTGCCTATCCGGAGGCTGGACTGCGGGAGGAGATGGCGGTTGAGTGA
- a CDS encoding DUF47 family protein: MSELIKWFEKRRETMALTMIQQHLALTESIVEDLERAFDAVMKSDTREMNVCIERVTNNEREADMLRRKVMDEVSKGDLPPTAREDIMHLVKRVDMVADWSREATRILSVLPIEELPKSIKEEALEMARGAKECTSLLRECMNKMMTKPEEALHAADAVERKEEKVDDLHERARRLLGKENMLRAGVAVLVGQLFEALEMIADSCEDACDQVRVIMVRR, translated from the coding sequence TTGAGTGAATTGATAAAGTGGTTTGAAAAGAGACGGGAGACGATGGCCTTAACCATGATACAGCAGCACCTAGCCCTAACGGAAAGCATTGTTGAAGACTTGGAAAGAGCTTTTGACGCGGTCATGAAAAGTGACACCCGCGAAATGAACGTTTGCATTGAAAGAGTGACCAATAACGAGAGGGAAGCGGACATGCTGCGGAGGAAGGTTATGGACGAAGTTTCCAAAGGCGACCTCCCACCGACGGCTAGAGAGGACATAATGCACCTGGTCAAGAGGGTGGACATGGTGGCGGACTGGAGCAGAGAGGCCACAAGAATTCTAAGCGTATTACCAATTGAGGAACTTCCCAAATCCATTAAAGAGGAAGCTTTGGAAATGGCCAGAGGCGCGAAAGAATGCACAAGCCTATTGAGAGAGTGCATGAACAAGATGATGACAAAGCCCGAAGAGGCTTTGCATGCTGCGGACGCCGTTGAAAGGAAGGAGGAGAAGGTTGACGATTTACATGAAAGGGCGCGGAGACTCCTCGGTAAGGAAAACATGCTGAGGGCGGGAGTAGCCGTTTTGGTTGGACAGCTCTTTGAAGCCCTTGAAATGATCGCAGATTCATGTGAGGACGCATGTGACCAAGTTAGGGTGATAATGGTTAGAAGATAA
- a CDS encoding 60S ribosomal protein L22 → MVETRIDVSELKAEGDDVIKELADFLREKTGAEIETLTNEIVVKTEEKDFSKQYLRVLLRKYLHKMGLKDYYRVIGGKENTLTIKGRKLSTEEE, encoded by the coding sequence ATGGTTGAGACCCGGATAGACGTGTCCGAGTTGAAGGCGGAAGGAGACGATGTAATCAAAGAATTGGCGGATTTCCTCCGCGAAAAAACTGGTGCAGAAATTGAAACCTTAACAAACGAGATAGTTGTAAAGACCGAGGAAAAGGACTTCTCAAAACAGTATTTGCGGGTGCTTTTGCGGAAATACCTACACAAAATGGGGCTCAAAGACTATTACAGAGTTATCGGTGGAAAAGAGAACACTTTAACAATCAAAGGGAGGAAACTATCAACTGAGGAGGAATAA
- a CDS encoding DMT family transporter: MFMPLKMRTRKLTLMEGGAAGVLFGTAAVLIRLLHGLDQFSIAFWRLTIACGILVVILLFSGKLPILKGYGLRDLRDFFVLGFLLGLHFVFFISAVKDTTILNATVFVNTTPIFSVLISALLLNIKPSRLAAMGTLLSVTGACIIAYAESFSNQVFFVGVAPSFKGDVEAILAAFVEAVYLNYGKRVRGQKAILPIMLPIYIFAAITVGLLSLAGADGKICLPTEPTVILPLLGLGVFPTALAHTLYFSSLSNLKSFETATMALLEPIGATALGIILFNEFPAPLFVLGTSLVLLGIISIAKEE, from the coding sequence ATGTTTATGCCTCTGAAAATGCGGACACGGAAGCTCACCCTAATGGAGGGCGGTGCTGCAGGAGTCCTTTTTGGAACTGCCGCCGTTTTAATACGGCTTCTCCATGGTTTGGACCAGTTCTCTATCGCTTTCTGGCGCCTGACGATTGCCTGTGGCATATTGGTGGTTATACTGCTTTTCTCCGGCAAACTCCCCATTCTAAAAGGTTATGGGCTTAGGGATTTGAGAGATTTCTTTGTCCTCGGTTTTCTATTAGGGCTTCATTTCGTCTTCTTCATATCAGCCGTTAAGGACACAACAATCCTCAACGCAACAGTCTTCGTCAACACCACGCCAATCTTCTCCGTGCTCATTTCAGCTCTACTCCTCAACATTAAGCCCTCCCGCCTAGCAGCCATGGGAACACTCTTGTCCGTGACTGGCGCATGCATCATTGCATATGCAGAATCATTTTCAAATCAAGTGTTCTTTGTGGGGGTTGCCCCAAGCTTTAAGGGCGATGTTGAAGCCATATTGGCCGCATTCGTGGAGGCTGTCTATCTGAATTATGGCAAGAGGGTGCGGGGGCAGAAGGCAATACTGCCTATCATGCTTCCCATCTACATTTTTGCAGCCATAACCGTCGGCCTTTTAAGCCTCGCTGGTGCGGATGGAAAGATATGTTTGCCAACGGAGCCTACGGTGATTCTTCCGCTGCTTGGTTTGGGTGTTTTTCCAACAGCCCTAGCCCACACCCTTTACTTTTCATCCCTCTCTAACCTAAAGTCCTTTGAAACCGCCACCATGGCTCTGCTTGAACCCATAGGTGCAACAGCCTTAGGCATCATATTGTTTAACGAGTTTCCAGCTCCACTTTTCGTTTTGGGAACAAGTCTAGTCTTGCTGGGAATAATTTCCATAGCGAAAGAGGAATAG
- a CDS encoding fumarylacetoacetate hydrolase family protein — protein MHLPSLAKLLGVRAPKTLEELITAGAFEEVEKMFLDASRNIIDKASLPVKDVRLLAPIANPPKIVCLGLNYRDHAAEQNAEIPDEPVIFFKPRTAIVGPNDGIVKPRFVRQLDYEAELAVVIGGKAKNIPVEEAEKYIFGYTILNDVSARDIQFKDKQWTRGKSFDTFAPMGPCILTRNQMGDPSNIYIRTWVNGELRQNSTTKNMVFNVYEVLHHLSRVMTLEPCDVIATGTPAGVGFAMKPPKFLRVGDVVKIEIERIGILENVVVKEQP, from the coding sequence GTGCATCTGCCAAGTCTAGCAAAACTCCTAGGCGTGAGGGCGCCCAAAACGTTGGAGGAACTTATAACAGCAGGCGCCTTCGAGGAAGTTGAGAAAATGTTTCTTGATGCTTCACGAAACATCATTGATAAGGCTTCCCTACCGGTGAAGGATGTTAGGCTTTTAGCACCCATAGCGAATCCCCCAAAAATTGTTTGCCTCGGACTAAACTATAGGGATCATGCAGCCGAGCAAAACGCTGAGATACCAGATGAGCCAGTGATCTTCTTCAAGCCTCGCACAGCCATAGTTGGGCCAAACGATGGTATTGTTAAACCTCGCTTTGTAAGACAGCTTGACTATGAAGCTGAACTGGCTGTTGTTATTGGAGGGAAGGCGAAGAACATTCCGGTTGAGGAAGCTGAAAAATACATTTTTGGATATACGATTCTAAATGATGTTTCAGCCCGTGACATCCAGTTTAAGGATAAGCAGTGGACGAGGGGCAAAAGCTTTGACACCTTCGCCCCAATGGGTCCATGTATATTGACCCGAAATCAGATGGGAGACCCATCAAACATTTATATTCGCACTTGGGTGAATGGTGAGCTCCGCCAGAACTCCACGACTAAAAACATGGTTTTCAATGTTTATGAGGTGCTTCACCACCTAAGCAGAGTAATGACTCTAGAGCCATGCGATGTAATTGCAACCGGCACACCCGCTGGTGTCGGTTTCGCCATGAAGCCTCCAAAGTTTCTGCGGGTGGGCGATGTTGTAAAAATAGAGATCGAAAGGATAGGCATTCTGGAAAACGTGGTTGTGAAGGAACAGCCTTAA
- a CDS encoding SMC family ATPase has product MRIEVVHLENIRSHVKTTVPFAKGFNCLVGGLGCGKSSILYAIDFALFGDPLGRSYEYLLRDGAESGKVVLQFTQNGKSYTLTRGLKRRGKGISQDFDELKLFDGETLIASVKSEAVAEQLKAITGLDKDLFREIVWVRQEHLKELIDAPPRDRQKRLDELFGLSDYETAWSNIAAYQKEYEAEKRVYEKDSDVVGTEKLNAEYTRLAEEFTRLEIDVQSASRRLNEAKKILEEADLKLKRLEELRASIEERRRKEAQLQAQLTSLEDSLAAVAEKIEGKKAIIENLKQRLSNMEAQAKAYRDKLRETGIPENEPLEALRQYLLAFDSQIADLKAEQETTLRNMQADQRRLSSLSTENRCPLCLQPLNIEYKNSLIERIQRENSDRQKTLNQLQREIEELQQLKEKASTAIANLQGLMPRIEELKSRINEESKALEELSKEFEEKQRLEAELRAQLEKLRFEIARFDVSELENARKQREQAFQNYYLLKSELQTMENRKGDLLKRLDDIKERIDQAQKKLEQMERLNKIVGIIGSIRDAYRSIQPKLRSEFVKVLRNLVQQILDNLTGEEGAPINIMIDETYTPYVISESGVEREVSNLSGGERTLIAFAYRLGLGQLIMQSRTGHGLSLLLLDEPTESLGREDGSIDRLAEAISRFKAIEQIIAVTHSEAFAEKAEHVIRVEKEAGESTVSVEK; this is encoded by the coding sequence ATGAGGATAGAGGTTGTCCACCTGGAAAACATTCGTTCTCATGTGAAGACAACTGTGCCCTTCGCGAAGGGCTTCAACTGTCTTGTGGGCGGCTTGGGATGCGGAAAATCCAGCATCCTCTATGCCATCGATTTCGCTCTTTTCGGAGACCCCTTGGGGAGAAGCTACGAGTATCTGTTGAGGGATGGGGCCGAAAGCGGCAAAGTTGTCCTCCAGTTCACCCAGAACGGCAAGAGCTACACTTTAACGCGGGGACTTAAAAGGCGTGGAAAAGGCATTAGCCAAGACTTTGACGAGCTGAAGCTTTTTGACGGTGAAACCCTCATAGCCAGCGTGAAAAGCGAAGCCGTAGCCGAACAGCTAAAAGCCATAACAGGACTGGATAAGGATCTTTTCCGTGAAATAGTCTGGGTTAGACAGGAACACCTAAAAGAGCTTATAGACGCCCCACCGAGGGACAGGCAAAAACGCCTAGACGAGCTTTTTGGGCTTTCAGACTACGAGACAGCATGGAGCAACATAGCCGCCTACCAGAAGGAGTATGAGGCAGAAAAAAGGGTTTACGAAAAGGACTCCGACGTGGTTGGCACAGAAAAGCTCAACGCCGAATACACCCGCCTAGCTGAGGAGTTTACACGCCTAGAAATCGACGTACAAAGCGCTTCCAGAAGGTTGAATGAAGCCAAAAAGATCCTTGAAGAAGCCGACTTGAAGTTGAAAAGACTTGAGGAGCTTAGAGCCTCCATCGAGGAGCGCAGGCGAAAGGAAGCCCAACTTCAAGCCCAGCTGACAAGCCTAGAGGACTCTTTGGCGGCGGTTGCTGAAAAAATTGAGGGCAAAAAAGCCATAATCGAAAATCTTAAACAGAGGCTAAGCAACATGGAGGCTCAAGCCAAAGCCTATAGGGACAAGCTAAGGGAAACCGGGATTCCGGAAAACGAGCCTCTTGAGGCTTTGAGACAATACCTTTTAGCCTTTGACAGTCAAATCGCTGACCTTAAGGCGGAACAAGAGACAACCCTCCGGAACATGCAAGCCGACCAGAGGAGGCTCTCCTCGCTTTCAACGGAAAACCGCTGTCCCCTATGTTTGCAACCATTAAACATCGAATACAAAAACAGCTTAATTGAGAGGATTCAAAGGGAAAACAGCGACCGGCAAAAGACCCTAAACCAGCTTCAAAGGGAGATTGAGGAACTGCAGCAGTTAAAGGAGAAGGCAAGCACAGCCATAGCCAACCTTCAAGGCTTAATGCCGCGAATTGAAGAGCTTAAAAGCCGCATAAACGAGGAATCCAAGGCTTTAGAGGAGCTTTCCAAAGAGTTTGAGGAAAAGCAGAGGTTAGAGGCGGAGCTTCGGGCGCAGCTTGAAAAACTCCGCTTCGAAATCGCCAGATTCGACGTTTCAGAGCTTGAAAACGCCAGAAAACAGAGAGAGCAAGCCTTCCAAAACTATTACCTCTTAAAGTCTGAGCTACAAACAATGGAAAACCGCAAGGGCGACCTACTTAAACGCTTAGACGACATTAAAGAGCGGATAGACCAAGCGCAGAAGAAATTGGAGCAGATGGAAAGGTTAAACAAGATCGTGGGTATCATTGGAAGCATTCGAGATGCATATAGAAGCATCCAGCCGAAGCTCAGAAGCGAATTCGTAAAAGTCCTAAGAAACCTAGTGCAACAAATCTTGGATAATCTCACTGGCGAGGAAGGCGCCCCAATAAACATAATGATCGACGAAACCTACACGCCCTACGTGATAAGCGAAAGTGGGGTTGAAAGGGAGGTCTCAAATCTCTCCGGTGGAGAACGCACACTGATAGCCTTCGCTTATAGGCTTGGGCTTGGACAGTTGATAATGCAATCCAGAACAGGGCACGGTTTAAGCCTGCTACTTCTTGACGAGCCAACCGAAAGCCTTGGAAGAGAAGACGGCTCCATAGACCGACTGGCTGAAGCCATATCCCGGTTCAAAGCTATCGAACAAATAATAGCCGTAACCCACAGCGAAGCCTTCGCGGAGAAAGCCGAGCATGTAATACGAGTGGAAAAAGAGGCTGGAGAAAGCACAGTTTCGGTGGAGAAGTAG
- a CDS encoding DNA repair exonuclease gives MKAFSFVHAADLHLGYSQYGLEARREDFDRAFSELVDKTLELKPTFMVIAGDLFHNARPSNVTLENAIRNFSRLREAGIPVLVVDGSHDSAPNVVTSTILNPLDSAGLIRFLPRHEGACWRKPDCCYVYGVPNFRTRRKTEEMLPAFMEKNKPAPNPSLFNIFVFHMALAIPELNPPYMEAEASPELIPEGFNYYAAGHVHAPYIGKFKTGLLVYPGSTETINYDEAKNEKGFYYVEVNENGEASPQFIRLESPRKFVVLEQDFTGFTASKITELAIQLVKSADQEGAVLVPVLKGVLPAEASRADVDVAQIRGAAEKALLVHPVVLLRESEVPEAVIRSIFESEIKDFKTKSFEYFLQIFAERYGPEQAEKIAHAAVNLIEPLTKKQDERVRQILEELVQ, from the coding sequence TTGAAAGCCTTCAGCTTCGTGCACGCCGCGGATCTGCATTTAGGATACTCCCAATATGGGCTTGAAGCCAGAAGGGAGGACTTCGACAGAGCCTTCAGCGAACTTGTTGACAAAACCCTGGAGTTGAAGCCAACTTTCATGGTTATTGCCGGAGACCTATTCCACAATGCTCGCCCATCAAATGTGACGCTGGAAAACGCCATCAGAAATTTTAGCAGACTGCGGGAGGCGGGCATCCCAGTGCTGGTGGTTGATGGCTCCCACGACTCGGCGCCAAACGTTGTGACTAGCACAATTCTGAACCCCTTGGACAGTGCTGGGCTTATACGGTTCCTCCCAAGACATGAGGGGGCTTGCTGGCGGAAACCGGACTGCTGCTATGTTTATGGCGTGCCAAACTTTAGAACCCGCCGCAAAACTGAGGAGATGCTTCCAGCCTTCATGGAGAAGAATAAGCCTGCGCCTAACCCATCCCTGTTCAACATCTTCGTTTTTCACATGGCTTTAGCTATTCCAGAGCTTAACCCGCCCTACATGGAGGCTGAAGCCTCACCGGAGCTTATACCAGAAGGCTTCAATTATTACGCTGCTGGACACGTGCACGCGCCATACATCGGCAAGTTTAAAACGGGCTTGCTGGTTTATCCGGGGAGCACGGAAACCATAAACTATGATGAGGCAAAAAACGAGAAGGGCTTCTACTATGTTGAGGTGAACGAGAATGGCGAGGCATCCCCACAGTTTATTAGGCTTGAGTCTCCCCGCAAATTCGTTGTTCTAGAGCAGGACTTCACTGGCTTCACGGCTTCAAAGATCACCGAGCTTGCCATACAGCTTGTGAAAAGCGCTGATCAAGAGGGCGCTGTTCTTGTGCCGGTGTTGAAGGGTGTTCTGCCGGCTGAAGCGAGCCGTGCTGATGTTGATGTTGCCCAAATTAGAGGCGCAGCTGAAAAAGCCTTGCTTGTCCATCCAGTTGTGTTGCTTCGTGAAAGTGAGGTTCCAGAGGCTGTTATTCGATCCATTTTCGAAAGCGAAATCAAGGATTTCAAAACGAAAAGCTTCGAATATTTCCTTCAAATTTTCGCTGAGCGCTATGGTCCAGAGCAAGCTGAAAAAATAGCCCACGCCGCCGTCAACCTCATTGAGCCTTTAACGAAGAAGCAAGATGAGCGTGTTCGACAGATTTTGGAGGAGCTTGTGCAATGA
- a CDS encoding AN1-type zinc finger domain-containing protein, which produces MQTSKRLSKMECQKCGKETFLPFKCPYCGGYFCTEHRLPENHECPGLERAHIPTREFMLTSSTSQLKRQSPYEYTMTYYIPVEQEKRFHFSSKEVAHLAVAALLVACIGLSFGLSPRFRTRLGGFTILFVFALTVAASFLAHELAHKFMAQKEGLWAEFRLVFIGLILTVISIVSPIFKIISPGAVVIFGFAKKESVGKISMAGPATNIALSLMLAGLALAIEQPVLMYASAINAWIALFNLIPFGVLDGYKVLTWSKSMWGLAFTASLALTILTYMHLPF; this is translated from the coding sequence TTGCAGACATCGAAAAGGCTGTCGAAAATGGAGTGCCAGAAGTGCGGAAAAGAAACATTCTTACCCTTTAAATGCCCCTACTGTGGAGGATACTTCTGCACAGAGCACCGCCTGCCAGAAAACCACGAATGCCCGGGGCTTGAGCGCGCCCACATCCCCACAAGGGAATTCATGCTTACATCATCAACGTCACAATTGAAGAGGCAAAGCCCATACGAGTACACCATGACATACTATATTCCAGTTGAACAGGAGAAGAGGTTTCATTTCAGCAGCAAGGAAGTTGCACATCTAGCGGTGGCCGCGCTCCTTGTCGCATGCATAGGACTCTCGTTTGGGCTTTCACCAAGATTTCGCACTAGACTTGGAGGGTTTACTATACTGTTTGTCTTCGCCCTCACGGTAGCCGCCTCATTTCTAGCCCACGAGCTAGCCCACAAGTTCATGGCTCAAAAAGAGGGCTTGTGGGCTGAGTTTAGGCTCGTATTTATCGGTTTAATCTTAACCGTAATATCCATAGTTTCCCCAATCTTTAAGATAATATCACCCGGTGCCGTGGTGATTTTCGGATTCGCCAAAAAAGAGAGTGTTGGAAAAATATCCATGGCTGGACCTGCCACCAACATAGCGTTGTCCCTAATGTTGGCGGGACTAGCCCTTGCAATCGAACAGCCCGTTTTAATGTATGCGTCCGCCATAAACGCTTGGATAGCCCTCTTCAATCTAATCCCCTTTGGAGTTCTGGATGGCTACAAGGTTCTAACGTGGAGCAAAAGCATGTGGGGACTAGCCTTCACAGCAAGCCTTGCCCTAACAATACTAACCTACATGCATTTGCCTTTCTAA
- the rpsJ gene encoding 30S ribosomal protein S10 produces MVRKARIRLTSTDYKKLEEVCQELKAIAEKTGVKIVGPVPLPTKRLKVPVLKSPCGEGTSTWDKWELRIHKRLIDIDAEERVMRRIMRIRVPEEVHVTIELI; encoded by the coding sequence ATGGTCAGAAAAGCGCGCATACGCTTAACAAGCACAGACTACAAGAAATTGGAAGAGGTATGCCAGGAACTGAAGGCCATAGCCGAAAAGACAGGGGTGAAAATAGTTGGGCCCGTTCCGCTTCCAACGAAAAGGCTTAAGGTTCCAGTTTTGAAGTCGCCCTGTGGAGAGGGCACATCCACATGGGACAAATGGGAGCTCCGCATCCACAAGCGTCTCATAGACATTGACGCTGAAGAGCGTGTTATGAGGCGGATCATGCGGATCCGCGTTCCAGAAGAGGTTCACGTCACAATAGAACTTATTTAG
- a CDS encoding HAD family hydrolase, whose translation MHRSMLLKVRGILMDLDGTIVDSREAYMEALKRTWDALELKNFNPAIALEIPRRLEQNQPINDLIGGVDAEKFLEVYLKTYYAIAGSKAKLLPNVPKTLEALSKKVKLALLTMRHAPKDEVKRELEKLGIAKYFHCMVTALDTPLPKPSPKAIAVCARKLDLKIGECAVVGDSVCDIRAGKNAGAKTVAVLSGIFSMEELAREKPDLILRDVNELLDVLG comes from the coding sequence GTGCACAGGAGCATGCTGCTGAAGGTTAGAGGCATCCTAATGGATCTTGACGGCACAATAGTGGACTCTAGGGAAGCCTATATGGAAGCCCTAAAAAGAACATGGGATGCCCTTGAACTTAAAAACTTCAATCCAGCCATCGCCCTAGAAATTCCGAGGAGACTAGAGCAAAATCAGCCCATAAACGATCTAATAGGAGGAGTTGATGCCGAGAAGTTTCTTGAAGTCTACCTTAAAACTTATTATGCTATAGCTGGAAGCAAGGCGAAGCTTTTGCCAAACGTTCCGAAAACCCTCGAAGCCCTTTCAAAGAAGGTGAAGCTTGCCCTCCTAACAATGCGGCACGCTCCAAAAGATGAGGTTAAAAGGGAGCTTGAGAAACTTGGCATAGCAAAGTACTTCCACTGCATGGTTACAGCATTAGACACGCCGCTCCCAAAACCATCCCCGAAAGCCATAGCAGTATGTGCAAGGAAACTCGACTTGAAAATAGGCGAATGCGCCGTTGTAGGCGACTCCGTCTGCGATATAAGAGCCGGGAAAAACGCCGGAGCCAAAACCGTGGCAGTTTTGTCCGGGATATTTTCGATGGAGGAGCTTGCAAGAGAAAAGCCGGACCTCATCTTAAGGGATGTGAACGAACTTTTAGATGTTTTAGGCTAG
- a CDS encoding 50S ribosomal protein L37e, which translates to MGKGTPSFGKRAGKTLHIRCRRCGRRAYNVSKKRCAACGYGKSTKIRRYSWQTKNLNRERIR; encoded by the coding sequence TTGGGAAAGGGGACACCGTCATTTGGCAAACGTGCTGGCAAAACATTGCATATACGATGTAGACGATGTGGAAGACGCGCCTACAACGTCTCCAAGAAGAGATGCGCCGCATGTGGCTATGGCAAATCAACAAAGATTAGACGGTATTCATGGCAAACTAAAAACCTTAACAGGGAAAGAATCCGATAG